One Leifsonia shinshuensis DNA window includes the following coding sequences:
- a CDS encoding MMPL family transporter: protein MSSLLYLLGRAAFRARRRVLVIWLAAFVLLLGGAALLSNGTDNTFTIPGTESQQAQDALARTFPQVSGTSAQLVAVAPKGTDVHDPAFQSAVESSVASIAKIPQVTSASSPYSGPSTGNIAADGSAVIVPIQLSVAQTAVLPSTSDALQRAGRDLEAALPKGSEVAVGGQLFSQTVAGISVTELLGIVVAFAVLIATFASVIAASLPLITALLGAGLSLSLIFAATHWLTIASTTPLLALMLGLAVGIDYALFIISRHQEQLKHGMAPEESAARAVATAGSAVVFAAVTVIIALVGLSVAGIPFLTTMGVAAALAVTFAVLISMTLTPALLGFAGMRVVAKRYRGDAGVKAPSSPVRHPIAGFWVRLVTRIPILTVVLVVALLGLVALPAASLRLALPDAGSLDEHEPARIAYDLIAEHFGPGYNGPLIATGSVIGSTDPVGLMNDLGAELETVPGVAAVPLSTPNETGDTGIAQVVPTGAPDSEATQALVAKLRSMHDHFQREYGIDLSITGYTAAGIDISSRLGGALLPFALLVVGLSLVLLAIVFRSIVVPVTAALGYLLSIGAAFGVTSLVFMSGWLAGPLGVAHIGSVISFMPIIVMGVLFGLAMDYEVFLASRMREEHILGADTKDSVHRGFQGSAKVVTAAAVIMFAVFAAFIPGGDAQIQPIALGLAVGVAVDAFVVRMTLIPAVLVLFGRATWWMPRSWDRALPVLDIEGEGVQAELDATGWPEPGTKYALAADGARAGGSGALDALVPPGGAIVVTGPGHTALALAIAGRAPLTAGRLKVDGLLLPVRRSSVRSRAGVARLDRAADAVAAVRDAADGRPAVVVVDGAEAVVGDERRALAGELQRVADAGAAVVLAATTPEAVADLLPVVRTAQPESPAETETETETEPQPHAETEPEPEPEPEPPAESTDPTVPADATAPADPTTPTDPRDGDDAALDSHLPS from the coding sequence ATGTCGTCGCTCCTGTACCTGCTGGGCCGCGCCGCCTTCCGGGCGCGCAGACGCGTGCTGGTCATCTGGCTCGCAGCGTTCGTCCTGCTGCTGGGCGGGGCGGCGCTGCTGAGCAACGGGACGGACAACACGTTCACCATCCCCGGCACCGAGTCGCAGCAGGCCCAGGACGCCCTCGCCCGCACCTTCCCGCAGGTCAGCGGCACCTCCGCCCAGCTTGTAGCGGTCGCCCCGAAGGGCACGGACGTGCACGATCCGGCGTTCCAGTCGGCGGTGGAGTCGTCCGTGGCGTCGATCGCGAAGATCCCCCAGGTCACCTCCGCATCCTCCCCGTACAGCGGGCCGTCGACGGGGAACATCGCCGCGGACGGATCGGCGGTCATCGTCCCCATCCAGCTCTCGGTCGCACAGACCGCGGTGCTGCCGTCCACCTCCGACGCCTTGCAGCGCGCCGGCCGCGACCTGGAGGCCGCTCTGCCGAAAGGGTCGGAGGTCGCCGTCGGCGGGCAGCTCTTCTCGCAGACGGTCGCCGGGATCAGCGTCACGGAACTGCTCGGCATCGTGGTCGCGTTCGCGGTGCTGATCGCGACCTTCGCGTCGGTGATCGCGGCGAGCCTCCCGCTCATCACGGCGCTGCTCGGGGCGGGGCTGTCGCTGTCGCTGATCTTCGCGGCGACGCACTGGCTGACGATCGCTTCCACGACGCCGCTGCTGGCGCTCATGCTCGGGCTGGCGGTCGGGATCGACTACGCGCTGTTCATCATCTCCCGCCACCAGGAGCAGCTGAAACACGGGATGGCGCCGGAGGAGTCCGCCGCGCGCGCGGTCGCGACGGCGGGGTCGGCTGTGGTGTTCGCGGCGGTCACGGTGATCATCGCGCTGGTCGGGCTGAGCGTCGCGGGGATCCCGTTCCTCACGACGATGGGCGTGGCGGCGGCGCTCGCGGTGACGTTCGCGGTGCTGATCTCGATGACGCTGACGCCGGCGCTGCTGGGGTTCGCGGGGATGCGGGTGGTGGCGAAGCGGTATCGGGGTGATGCGGGAGTGAAGGCTCCCTCTTCCCCCGTCCGCCATCCGATCGCCGGGTTCTGGGTGCGCCTCGTCACGCGCATCCCGATCCTCACCGTCGTGCTGGTCGTCGCGCTGCTCGGCCTGGTCGCCCTCCCGGCCGCCTCCCTCCGGCTGGCGCTCCCGGACGCGGGCTCCCTCGACGAGCACGAGCCGGCGCGGATCGCCTACGACCTCATCGCCGAGCACTTCGGGCCGGGCTACAACGGCCCGCTCATCGCGACCGGGTCCGTGATCGGCAGCACCGATCCCGTCGGGCTGATGAACGACCTCGGGGCCGAACTGGAGACCGTGCCGGGCGTCGCGGCGGTCCCGCTGTCCACACCGAACGAGACGGGTGACACCGGGATCGCGCAGGTGGTCCCGACCGGCGCACCCGACTCGGAGGCGACGCAGGCGCTCGTGGCCAAGCTGCGCTCGATGCACGACCACTTCCAGCGCGAGTACGGGATCGACCTCTCCATCACCGGATACACGGCGGCCGGCATCGACATCTCGTCGCGGCTCGGCGGCGCGCTGCTGCCGTTCGCACTGCTCGTCGTCGGGCTGTCGCTGGTGCTGCTGGCGATCGTGTTCCGGTCGATCGTCGTGCCGGTCACGGCGGCGCTCGGCTACCTGCTCAGCATCGGCGCCGCGTTCGGCGTGACCAGCCTGGTGTTCATGAGCGGCTGGCTCGCCGGGCCGCTCGGGGTCGCACACATCGGGTCGGTGATCAGCTTCATGCCGATCATCGTCATGGGCGTGCTGTTCGGGCTGGCGATGGACTACGAGGTGTTCCTGGCGAGCCGGATGCGGGAGGAGCACATCCTCGGGGCGGACACCAAGGACTCCGTCCACCGGGGATTCCAGGGCTCGGCGAAGGTGGTCACGGCCGCGGCGGTCATCATGTTCGCGGTGTTCGCTGCGTTCATCCCGGGCGGCGACGCGCAGATCCAGCCGATCGCGCTCGGGCTCGCGGTCGGGGTCGCGGTGGACGCGTTCGTGGTGCGCATGACGCTCATCCCGGCGGTGCTCGTGCTGTTCGGGAGGGCGACCTGGTGGATGCCGCGGTCGTGGGACCGTGCGCTGCCGGTGCTCGACATCGAGGGCGAGGGCGTGCAGGCGGAGCTCGACGCGACCGGCTGGCCGGAGCCGGGGACGAAGTACGCGCTGGCGGCGGACGGCGCGCGGGCCGGAGGGTCGGGGGCGCTCGACGCGCTGGTCCCGCCAGGCGGGGCGATCGTGGTCACCGGGCCGGGGCACACGGCGCTCGCACTGGCGATCGCGGGGCGCGCGCCGCTGACGGCGGGACGGCTGAAGGTGGACGGGCTGCTGCTGCCGGTCCGGAGGTCGTCCGTGCGGTCGCGGGCCGGGGTCGCTCGGCTGGACCGGGCGGCGGACGCGGTCGCGGCGGTCCGGGATGCGGCGGACGGGCGGCCGGCGGTGGTCGTGGTGGACGGGGCGGAGGCCGTGGTCGGAGACGAGCGGCGGGCGCTCGCGGGCGAGTTGCAGCGGGTCGCGGATGCGGGGGCCGCGGTGGTTCTGGCGGCGACTACGCCGGAGGCGGTGGCGGATCTGCTGCCGGTGGTGAGGACGGCGCAACCCGAATCTCCAGCCGAAACCGAAACCGAAACCGAAACCGAGCCCCAGCCTCACGCCGAAACCGAGCCCGAGCCCGAGCCCGAGCCTGAGCCTCCTGCCGAATCCACCGACCCCACCGTCCCCGCCGACGCCACCGCCCCCGCCGACCCCACCACCCCCACCGACCCACGCGACGGCGACGACGCCGCGCTCGACTCGCACCTTCCCTCCTGA
- a CDS encoding adenylosuccinate synthase — translation MPAIVIIGAQWGDEGKGKATDLLGSRIDYVVKFNGGNNAGHTVVVGNEKYALHLLPSGILTEGVTPVIANGVVVDLEVLFQELDGLIARGVDVSRLKVSSNAHVITQYHRTIDKVTERFLGKRQIGTTGRGIGPTYADKINRVGIRIQDLFDENILRQKVEGALDQKNHLLVKVYNRRAIGVDEVVEELLSYAERLRPMVVDSSLLLHEALVDGKYVLFEGGQATMLDVDHGTYPFVTSSSSTSGGAATGSGIGPNRIDRVIGIVKAYTTRVGAGPFPTELFDEWGEFLRERGFEFGTTTGRPRRTGWYDAPVARYTARINGVTDFVLTKLDTLTGIERIPVCVAYDVDGVRHDEVPSSQTDFHHAVPIYEEFPGWTEDISGARTFEDLPKNAQDYVLALEAISGARISAIGVGPARDEIVVRHDLVD, via the coding sequence GTGCCCGCGATAGTGATCATCGGCGCCCAGTGGGGCGACGAAGGCAAAGGCAAAGCCACCGACCTGCTCGGCAGCCGCATCGACTACGTCGTCAAGTTCAACGGCGGCAACAACGCCGGCCACACGGTCGTCGTCGGCAACGAGAAGTACGCGCTGCACCTGCTGCCGTCCGGCATCCTGACGGAGGGCGTCACGCCCGTGATCGCCAACGGCGTCGTGGTCGACCTCGAGGTGCTGTTCCAGGAGCTGGACGGGCTGATCGCCCGCGGCGTCGACGTGTCCCGCCTCAAGGTCAGCTCGAACGCGCACGTGATCACCCAGTACCACCGCACCATCGACAAGGTGACGGAGCGCTTCCTCGGCAAGCGCCAGATCGGCACGACCGGCCGCGGCATCGGCCCGACCTACGCCGACAAGATCAACCGGGTCGGCATCCGCATCCAGGACCTCTTCGACGAGAACATCCTGCGCCAGAAGGTGGAGGGCGCGCTCGACCAGAAGAACCACCTGCTGGTCAAGGTCTACAACCGCCGCGCGATCGGCGTGGACGAGGTAGTCGAGGAACTGCTCAGCTACGCCGAGCGGCTGCGCCCGATGGTGGTCGACTCCTCGCTGCTGCTGCACGAGGCGCTGGTCGACGGCAAGTACGTGCTCTTCGAGGGCGGCCAGGCGACGATGCTGGACGTCGACCACGGCACCTACCCGTTCGTCACCTCCTCCAGCTCCACCTCCGGCGGCGCCGCGACCGGCTCGGGCATCGGGCCCAACCGCATCGACCGCGTGATCGGCATCGTGAAGGCCTACACGACGCGCGTCGGAGCCGGCCCGTTCCCGACCGAGCTGTTCGACGAGTGGGGCGAGTTCCTCCGCGAGCGCGGCTTCGAGTTCGGCACCACCACCGGCCGCCCGCGCCGCACCGGCTGGTACGACGCGCCGGTCGCGCGCTACACGGCCCGCATCAACGGCGTGACGGACTTCGTCCTCACCAAGCTCGACACCCTGACCGGCATCGAGCGCATCCCGGTCTGCGTCGCCTACGACGTGGACGGCGTGCGCCACGACGAGGTCCCGTCGTCGCAGACCGACTTCCACCACGCCGTCCCGATCTACGAGGAGTTCCCCGGCTGGACCGAGGACATCAGCGGCGCCCGCACGTTCGAGGACCTCCCGAAGAACGCGCAGGACTACGTGCTCGCCCTGGAGGCCATCTCCGGCGCCCGCATCTCCGCGATCGGCGTGGGCCCGGCCCGCGACGAGATCGTGGTGCGGCACGACCTGGTGGACTAG
- a CDS encoding Fic family protein — protein sequence MSGANDWVPHGVETISWRSRSGRGARADRMLTSVEATIPPFIAELVFVSDPSIQVAQEAAIRALAELDADTGPGAGAISAFLIRTESIASSKIEHIEATTEDFARALAGVKANTSATAMVSASNAIMRMVDDAGRTGRITLDSMFDAHRTLLSDDPSEAPYAGQVRGVQNWIGGSDFSPLGAEHVPPAVERVLPLLHDLIAFSNRDDIPVVAQAAIAHAQFESIHPFTDGNGRIGRALIGAIYRRRGLTSSTTPPVASALAADQDGYFELLTAYRRGVATPIVRELADATRFAAEEALVSVRAIRELPEEWEAGLAPRAGSALSALVEGLLDTPVFDAESAEARIGRSTSATYEALERLEDAGITLRITNRQRNRVWAVTAIIDELDSLDWRIAARARARSAAEPREPVAP from the coding sequence ATGAGCGGTGCGAACGACTGGGTTCCCCACGGCGTCGAGACCATTTCCTGGCGGAGCAGGAGCGGTCGTGGTGCGCGCGCCGACCGGATGCTCACCTCGGTGGAGGCGACCATTCCGCCGTTCATCGCCGAGCTGGTGTTCGTGAGCGACCCGTCGATCCAGGTCGCCCAGGAGGCCGCGATCCGCGCCCTCGCCGAGCTCGACGCCGACACCGGTCCAGGCGCCGGCGCGATCTCCGCGTTCCTGATCCGCACGGAGTCGATCGCCTCGTCCAAGATCGAGCACATCGAGGCGACGACGGAGGACTTCGCCCGTGCGCTCGCCGGCGTCAAGGCGAACACGAGCGCGACTGCGATGGTCTCGGCCTCGAATGCCATCATGCGTATGGTCGACGATGCCGGACGAACCGGACGGATCACCCTCGACTCGATGTTCGACGCCCACCGCACTCTGCTGTCCGACGATCCGAGCGAGGCTCCGTACGCGGGGCAGGTCCGCGGCGTTCAGAACTGGATCGGCGGCAGCGACTTCTCCCCGCTCGGAGCCGAGCATGTGCCGCCGGCCGTCGAGCGCGTCCTCCCGCTCCTCCACGACCTCATCGCGTTCTCCAACCGCGACGACATCCCCGTCGTCGCGCAGGCCGCGATCGCGCACGCCCAGTTCGAGTCGATCCATCCGTTCACCGACGGCAACGGACGCATCGGCCGGGCTCTCATCGGCGCGATCTACCGGAGGCGCGGGCTGACGTCGAGCACGACGCCACCAGTGGCCTCCGCGCTCGCCGCCGACCAGGACGGCTACTTCGAGCTGCTGACGGCATACCGGCGTGGAGTGGCGACGCCGATCGTCCGCGAACTCGCCGACGCCACGCGTTTCGCGGCCGAGGAGGCGCTCGTCTCGGTTCGCGCCATCCGCGAGCTCCCCGAGGAATGGGAGGCCGGGCTCGCGCCCCGGGCCGGCAGCGCGCTGTCCGCGCTGGTGGAAGGTCTGCTCGACACCCCGGTGTTCGACGCCGAGTCGGCCGAGGCACGTATCGGGCGGTCGACCTCGGCCACGTACGAGGCGCTCGAGCGGTTGGAGGACGCCGGGATCACCCTCCGCATCACGAACCGTCAGCGGAACCGCGTGTGGGCGGTCACCGCGATCATCGACGAGCTCGACTCGCTCGACTGGCGGATCGCCGCACGCGCCCGGGCGCGGAGCGCGGCCGAACCACGTGAGCCGGTCGCGCCCTAG
- a CDS encoding GNAT family N-acetyltransferase has translation MTQTHLTAPLDARSAADLAGAGLRLALVDLTDTAALDAWIVADFRGFHGRRPSEEVLEEARGNFGGRRTTAVYDEGVSTPVGTVNSWVAPLTVPGGGALDTWAISSVTVAPTHRRRGVATALLGAELRTAHALGVPAAILTVSESTIYGRWGFGPATFVTGWSVDAKRVRWTGAPTPGRLAFTTPDEYRETGRAVLAEAMASRHGEIGLEPYLADRLLGPLKGDDDAARYLLVRYDSPEGRPEGFVSYVVRGGEEDFSRHVVEVNYLAAATDAALTALWRYLLELDLVAEVKAWTRGVDEPVQLLVQDIRGARITSVQDHLWVRILDVPATLTARRYESDGDLVLEVTDELGFASGRYRLIVEDGEARVESTTDTPDVTLPVESLGSVYLGHDLSRGLALAGRIQGDAEALDRLFRTTVPPRLSTWF, from the coding sequence ATGACCCAGACGCACCTCACCGCACCCCTGGACGCCCGCTCGGCGGCCGATCTGGCCGGGGCCGGGCTCCGGCTCGCGCTCGTCGACCTGACGGACACCGCCGCGCTGGACGCGTGGATCGTCGCGGACTTCCGCGGCTTCCACGGCCGCCGGCCCAGCGAGGAGGTCCTCGAGGAGGCCAGGGGGAACTTCGGCGGCCGGCGCACCACCGCGGTCTACGACGAGGGCGTGAGCACGCCGGTCGGCACCGTCAACTCGTGGGTCGCGCCGCTCACCGTCCCGGGCGGCGGCGCCCTCGACACCTGGGCGATCAGTTCCGTCACGGTCGCGCCGACGCACCGTCGCCGCGGCGTCGCGACCGCTCTGCTCGGCGCCGAGCTGCGGACCGCGCACGCGCTCGGCGTCCCTGCCGCCATCCTCACGGTGTCGGAGTCCACGATCTACGGGCGCTGGGGCTTCGGTCCCGCCACCTTCGTGACCGGCTGGAGCGTGGACGCCAAGCGGGTGCGCTGGACCGGCGCGCCGACCCCGGGCCGGCTGGCCTTCACGACGCCGGACGAGTACCGCGAGACCGGCCGCGCCGTCCTCGCCGAGGCCATGGCCTCCCGTCACGGCGAGATCGGCCTCGAACCGTACCTCGCCGACCGCCTGCTCGGCCCGCTCAAGGGCGACGACGACGCGGCGCGCTACCTCCTGGTGCGCTACGACTCCCCCGAGGGCCGGCCGGAGGGCTTCGTCAGCTATGTGGTGCGCGGGGGCGAGGAGGACTTCTCGCGTCACGTCGTGGAGGTGAACTACCTGGCCGCCGCGACCGACGCCGCGCTCACCGCACTCTGGCGCTACCTCCTCGAACTGGACCTCGTCGCCGAGGTGAAGGCCTGGACGCGCGGCGTGGACGAGCCGGTGCAGCTGCTGGTGCAGGACATCCGCGGCGCCCGCATCACCAGCGTCCAGGACCACCTCTGGGTGCGGATCCTCGACGTCCCGGCGACGCTCACCGCGCGCCGCTACGAGAGCGACGGCGACCTCGTCCTGGAGGTCACCGACGAGCTCGGCTTCGCTTCCGGCCGCTACCGGCTGATCGTGGAGGACGGCGAGGCGCGCGTCGAGTCGACCACGGACACGCCGGACGTCACGCTGCCCGTGGAGTCGCTCGGCAGCGTGTACCTGGGGCACGACCTGTCCCGGGGGCTGGCTCTGGCCGGACGCATCCAGGGTGACGCGGAGGCGCTCGACCGGCTGTTCCGCACGACGGTGCCGCCGCGGCTCAGTACGTGGTTCTAG
- a CDS encoding MarR family winged helix-turn-helix transcriptional regulator, whose product MTDFPEGPATSPGFLLWHATLRWQRAMVEALRPHDLTHAQFVLLASVWWLNGHSESPSQARLSEQTGSDPRMTSEVVRRLVAKGLLERAADPADSRAKVLRVTAAGAAEAEKAIRSVEAADAAFFAEAQQAAPGALLPVLHAMAGR is encoded by the coding sequence ATGACGGACTTCCCCGAGGGGCCGGCGACGAGCCCCGGCTTCCTCCTCTGGCACGCGACCCTCCGCTGGCAGCGCGCGATGGTGGAGGCGCTGCGTCCGCACGACCTGACCCACGCGCAGTTCGTGCTGCTGGCCTCCGTGTGGTGGCTGAACGGCCACTCCGAGAGCCCGAGCCAGGCGCGGCTGTCGGAGCAGACCGGATCGGACCCGCGGATGACGTCGGAGGTCGTCCGCCGGCTGGTCGCGAAAGGCCTGCTGGAGCGCGCGGCGGACCCGGCGGACAGCCGGGCGAAAGTGCTTCGCGTGACCGCGGCGGGAGCGGCCGAGGCGGAGAAGGCGATTCGATCGGTGGAGGCGGCGGACGCGGCGTTCTTCGCTGAGGCGCAGCAGGCGGCGCCGGGTGCGCTGCTGCCGGTGCTGCACGCGATGGCGGGACGGTGA
- a CDS encoding SRPBCC family protein, which translates to MWTTQETAVTALPRERVWEAVRDLHTGALSYDGADRFELHGPFAVGTELTVTPEGQDPIRSRIDVLEDGRTYADVTDLGDVRLTFRYDLEDEPAGEAGGTRVRYSLTIDGAGADAAGPELGPQISADFPESLAALLAEAERRAGRTTLDA; encoded by the coding sequence ATGTGGACCACCCAGGAGACCGCCGTCACCGCCCTCCCCCGCGAGCGCGTCTGGGAGGCCGTCCGCGACCTCCACACCGGCGCGCTGAGTTACGACGGCGCCGACCGGTTCGAGCTGCACGGGCCCTTCGCGGTCGGCACCGAACTCACCGTGACGCCCGAGGGGCAGGACCCCATCCGCTCCCGCATCGACGTGCTGGAGGACGGGCGCACATACGCCGACGTGACCGACCTCGGCGACGTCCGGCTGACCTTCCGCTACGACCTGGAGGACGAACCAGCGGGTGAGGCCGGCGGCACGCGCGTGCGCTACTCCCTCACCATCGACGGCGCGGGGGCCGACGCGGCCGGTCCCGAACTCGGTCCGCAGATCAGCGCCGACTTCCCCGAATCGCTCGCCGCGCTGCTGGCCGAGGCCGAGCGCCGCGCCGGACGGACGACACTGGACGCATGA
- a CDS encoding ABC transporter ATP-binding protein, protein MTTPVPDPARPVLHAIALTKAYGSAAALAGVDFRVAAGESVAIMGASGSGKTTLLHCLAGIVRPDSGTVTLNAPGGPVEVTVLGETERSRLRREYFGFVFQQGLLLPELTAVENVGLPLMLSGAPRREAEQHAADWLARLGLAGMEARRIGQLSGGQAQRVAIARAQVTGAPVVFADEPTGALDSTTSAEVMAALIAATTGNGRSLVVVTHDDEVARRCSRVLRLSDGRIVDEAVTR, encoded by the coding sequence ATGACCACACCCGTGCCCGACCCCGCGCGCCCCGTCCTCCACGCCATCGCCCTCACCAAGGCCTACGGCTCCGCCGCCGCGCTCGCGGGCGTCGACTTCCGCGTCGCCGCGGGCGAGTCCGTCGCCATCATGGGCGCGTCCGGGTCGGGGAAGACCACCCTGCTGCACTGCCTCGCCGGCATCGTCCGCCCCGACTCCGGCACCGTGACCCTGAACGCGCCCGGCGGCCCGGTCGAGGTGACCGTACTGGGCGAGACCGAGCGCTCGCGGCTGCGGAGGGAATACTTCGGGTTCGTCTTCCAGCAGGGCCTGCTGCTTCCCGAGCTCACCGCGGTGGAGAACGTCGGCCTCCCGCTCATGCTGTCCGGCGCGCCGCGCAGGGAGGCCGAGCAGCACGCCGCCGACTGGCTCGCGCGCCTCGGCCTCGCCGGGATGGAGGCCCGCCGGATCGGCCAGCTCTCCGGCGGTCAGGCGCAGCGCGTCGCGATCGCGCGGGCGCAGGTCACCGGCGCCCCGGTCGTCTTCGCCGACGAGCCGACCGGGGCGCTCGACTCGACGACCTCGGCCGAGGTGATGGCCGCGCTGATCGCGGCGACGACGGGCAACGGCCGGTCGCTCGTCGTGGTCACGCACGACGACGAGGTCGCCAGGCGCTGCTCGCGCGTCCTCCGGCTGTCCGACGGCCGCATCGTGGACGAGGCGGTGACCCGGTGA
- a CDS encoding permease — protein sequence MTTLRLAWLFARRSASADRSTVVLPVVAFATATLLLIVVAGGAQRFFSWTDDLALVYQALAIVAVALLTVPLAGLGGAAARLSARRRDARLSGLRLLGATPGMVAALTVIESTILAVAGALAGVILSLPVSLLVGLIPFRGTPLGNAALLAPGGIALAVLGVAALAAVSAALGLHGVIVSPLGVRTRQTAPRMHWLRALIAVAVVLATVAVMAGMRAVGPAFIVALLGAGFGATIAVLNLVGPWVLRLAATFQVRRARTPRRLLAARAILESPKAAWRQVSGVAMTSFVAVFAGVGLALADAAAGAGGDPVSDTLVADIRTGVVIVVIGSFLMVACSVGVNQAAAVLDRRDLYVSLHRIGMAEADIDAARALAVLSPLALTAIGSALTAAVVVLPLTGAALLLAPLSLLMVAACLIGGVLLVRVTIRATRRVLHHVIAEPAPSL from the coding sequence GTGACGACGCTCCGGCTCGCCTGGCTGTTCGCCCGCCGGAGCGCGAGCGCCGACCGGTCCACCGTCGTGCTTCCGGTCGTCGCCTTCGCGACGGCGACCCTCCTCCTGATCGTCGTGGCGGGAGGCGCGCAGCGGTTCTTCTCCTGGACCGACGACCTCGCGCTGGTCTACCAGGCGCTCGCGATCGTCGCCGTCGCCCTCCTGACCGTCCCGCTCGCCGGGCTCGGCGGGGCCGCCGCCCGGCTCTCCGCCCGCCGCAGGGACGCGCGTCTGAGCGGTCTCCGGCTGCTCGGCGCGACCCCGGGGATGGTCGCGGCGCTGACGGTGATCGAGTCGACCATCCTCGCCGTCGCGGGCGCGCTCGCCGGGGTGATCCTCTCGCTGCCCGTCTCCCTGCTGGTCGGCCTCATCCCGTTCCGCGGGACTCCGCTCGGAAACGCCGCCCTGCTCGCCCCCGGCGGGATCGCGCTGGCCGTGCTGGGGGTGGCCGCGCTCGCCGCCGTCAGCGCCGCGCTCGGCCTGCACGGCGTCATCGTCTCCCCGCTGGGCGTGCGCACCCGGCAGACCGCGCCGCGGATGCACTGGCTCCGCGCCCTCATCGCGGTGGCCGTGGTGCTCGCGACGGTCGCGGTCATGGCCGGGATGCGCGCCGTCGGGCCGGCCTTCATCGTCGCCCTCCTCGGCGCGGGGTTCGGCGCGACGATCGCCGTGCTCAACCTGGTCGGCCCGTGGGTGCTGCGGCTGGCTGCGACGTTCCAGGTCCGGCGGGCCCGCACACCGCGCCGGCTGCTCGCGGCGCGGGCGATCCTGGAGTCGCCGAAGGCCGCGTGGCGGCAGGTCTCCGGCGTCGCCATGACGAGTTTCGTCGCGGTCTTCGCCGGGGTCGGGCTGGCGCTCGCCGACGCGGCGGCCGGGGCGGGCGGCGATCCCGTCTCCGACACGCTCGTGGCGGACATCCGCACCGGCGTCGTGATCGTCGTGATCGGATCCTTCCTGATGGTGGCCTGCTCCGTCGGCGTGAACCAGGCCGCGGCCGTGCTCGACCGGCGCGACCTCTACGTCAGCCTCCACCGGATCGGGATGGCCGAGGCCGACATCGACGCCGCCCGCGCGCTCGCCGTCCTCTCGCCGCTCGCGCTGACCGCGATCGGCTCGGCGCTCACCGCCGCGGTCGTCGTGCTGCCGCTCACGGGCGCCGCCCTGCTCCTGGCGCCGCTCTCGCTGCTGATGGTGGCCGCCTGCCTGATCGGCGGCGTGCTCCTGGTGCGGGTGACCATCCGGGCGACCCGGAGGGTCCTCCATCACGTGATCGCGGAGCCTGCGCCGTCGCTCTGA
- a CDS encoding chorismate mutase has translation MAENESTVQALERLRSIRQSIDNIDAAVIHMLAERFKFTQQVGALKAEHGLPPADPEREREQIQRLRVLAEESHLDPAFAEKFLNFIVAEVIHHHERIASENGR, from the coding sequence ATGGCTGAGAACGAGTCGACCGTGCAGGCGCTGGAGCGGCTGCGGAGCATCCGGCAGAGCATCGACAACATCGACGCGGCCGTCATCCACATGCTCGCCGAGCGGTTCAAGTTCACCCAGCAGGTCGGCGCGCTGAAGGCGGAGCACGGCCTCCCGCCCGCGGACCCGGAGCGCGAGCGCGAGCAGATCCAGCGCCTCCGCGTGCTCGCCGAGGAGAGCCACCTCGACCCCGCGTTCGCGGAGAAGTTCCTCAACTTCATCGTGGCGGAGGTCATCCACCACCACGAGCGCATCGCGTCCGAGAACGGCCGCTGA